A section of the Verrucomicrobium sp. GAS474 genome encodes:
- a CDS encoding PepSY-associated TM helix domain-containing protein, translated as MRPFFFRFHSWLGLGSALVLTFVGLTGSLMVFKEAIDKALHPAFYFVPAAEQKGEKLSLDLLVAKVAEAWPGWRVTVISLESYREADRALWVRLRSDAERSNAYVSVDPYTGRVGELRRNAWNDWVLRLHSTLLLGNWGGAAACLFALGLIGLGVSGLIVLGGRLRGVPFLPRRERGARLSLSDLHKTVGFYALLFNLVLALTGGWMNLFVFPRLFAPKKTPPPMTMTVAAAPVPISGAIAAARTALPDLEPEYLFLSPRPGGPVSVYGGVPHAWFSHPFCSGVTVDAKTLQPLKVRDFRTLKGGEKILSYVTPLHFGNFGGWPIKVVYVLGGLTPGVLSASGCAIWWMRRKKAAAVSAATAVTT; from the coding sequence GTGCGTCCTTTCTTCTTCCGCTTTCATTCGTGGCTCGGCCTCGGATCGGCTCTGGTCTTGACCTTCGTCGGACTGACGGGCTCGCTCATGGTCTTCAAGGAGGCCATCGACAAGGCGCTCCATCCGGCGTTCTACTTCGTCCCCGCCGCAGAGCAGAAGGGGGAGAAGCTCTCCCTCGATCTCCTCGTCGCGAAAGTCGCCGAGGCATGGCCGGGATGGCGGGTCACGGTGATCTCCCTCGAAAGCTACCGGGAGGCCGACCGGGCTCTGTGGGTGCGGTTGCGGAGCGATGCTGAGAGGAGCAACGCCTATGTTTCCGTCGATCCCTACACCGGGCGCGTGGGGGAGCTGCGGCGGAATGCGTGGAATGACTGGGTGCTCCGGCTCCACTCCACCCTCCTGCTCGGAAATTGGGGCGGGGCGGCGGCCTGCCTCTTCGCCCTCGGGCTGATCGGGCTGGGCGTCAGCGGGTTGATCGTGCTGGGCGGGCGGTTGCGAGGGGTTCCTTTCCTGCCCCGGCGGGAGCGAGGCGCGCGACTCTCTCTTTCCGACCTTCACAAGACGGTCGGGTTCTACGCGCTGCTTTTCAATCTCGTCCTCGCCCTGACGGGGGGCTGGATGAATCTCTTCGTCTTTCCCCGGCTCTTCGCCCCGAAGAAAACGCCGCCGCCGATGACGATGACCGTGGCGGCCGCTCCCGTTCCGATCTCCGGCGCGATCGCGGCGGCGCGGACGGCCCTGCCCGATCTCGAGCCGGAGTATCTCTTCCTTTCCCCGAGGCCGGGCGGCCCGGTCAGCGTCTACGGCGGGGTGCCGCACGCGTGGTTCTCCCACCCGTTCTGCAGCGGCGTGACGGTCGACGCGAAGACGCTTCAGCCGCTGAAAGTGCGCGATTTCCGGACGCTGAAGGGCGGGGAGAAAATCCTCTCCTACGTGACGCCGCTCCACTTCGGCAACTTCGGCGGCTGGCCGATCAAGGTGGTCTACGTCCTCGGGGGGCTCACGCCCGGCGTCCTTTCGGCGAGCGGGTGCGCGATCTGGTGGATGCGGCGGAAGAAGGCCGCCGCCGTCAGCGCGGCGACGGCGGTGACGACCTAG
- a CDS encoding succinate dehydrogenase cytochrome b subunit — translation MGTPTTAVQKAASPGSSSCHCPVKSAILLKAIMAITGLILFGFTIVHALGNLLVFLPAEAINSYGYLLHHSGLHGFTLIWPFRLFLLAAAVAHIVAAIILTKRNRAARPVPYAVIKANKATFASRTMFVGGLVLAVFIVFHILQFTVEAGPFATSRGYEAPVSAADVATLNLLTVPDVHNGSTEITAIHDIHRMVVEGFSNVWISAFYLISVAILGLHLNHGAAALFRSLGIGNRATFPWQNFIARAFGLFVFLAMAAVPLGVLTGIVK, via the coding sequence ATGGGCACCCCCACCACTGCCGTCCAGAAAGCGGCCTCCCCCGGCTCTTCTTCCTGCCACTGTCCCGTCAAGTCGGCCATTCTCCTTAAGGCCATCATGGCTATTACGGGTCTGATCCTTTTCGGATTCACAATTGTTCACGCCCTTGGAAATCTCCTCGTCTTCCTCCCGGCCGAGGCGATCAACAGCTACGGCTACCTCCTCCACCACTCCGGCCTCCACGGCTTCACGCTGATCTGGCCCTTCCGCCTCTTCCTCCTCGCCGCCGCCGTCGCCCACATCGTCGCGGCCATCATCCTCACGAAACGGAACCGCGCCGCCCGCCCCGTCCCCTACGCCGTCATCAAGGCGAACAAGGCGACCTTCGCCAGCCGGACGATGTTCGTCGGCGGCCTCGTCCTCGCCGTCTTCATCGTCTTCCACATCCTCCAGTTCACCGTCGAGGCCGGTCCCTTCGCCACGTCGCGCGGCTACGAGGCCCCCGTCTCCGCCGCCGACGTCGCCACGCTGAACCTCCTCACCGTCCCCGATGTCCACAACGGCTCGACGGAGATCACCGCCATCCACGACATCCACCGGATGGTCGTCGAGGGCTTCAGCAACGTCTGGATTTCGGCCTTCTACCTCATCTCGGTCGCCATCCTCGGCCTCCACCTGAACCACGGCGCGGCGGCCCTCTTCCGCTCCCTCGGCATCGGGAACCGCGCCACCTTCCCCTGGCAGAACTTCATCGCCCGCGCGTTCGGGCTCTTCGTCTTCCTCGCCATGGCCGCCGTCCCGCTCGGCGTCCTCACCGGAATCGTCAAATAA
- a CDS encoding fumarate reductase/succinate dehydrogenase flavoprotein subunit — protein sequence MSIPLPKLDPRIPEGPLEGKWSSFKNNVKLVAPNNKRKYDIIIVGTGLGGGAAAATLGELGYNVKSFCFQDSPRRAHSIAAQGGINAAKNYQNDGDSVFHLFHDTIKGGDFRAREANVHRLAEVSVNIIDQCVAQGVPFAREYGGLLANRSFGGAQVSRTFYARGATGQQLLIGAYQALSRQVKAGKVELFYRTEMVDLIVVDGHAKGIVARDLVTGKLTVHMADCVVLGTGGYGNVFYLSTYARGSNATAIWRAYKRGAAFANPCYTQIHPTCIPVTGDYQSKLTLMSESLRNDGRVWVPKKQKDNRHPDQIPEDERDYFLERMYPSYGNLAPRDIASRAAKRVCDEGRGVGESGLGVYLDFTEVTKRIGEHGVREKYANLFGMYNEITAENAYKTPMRIYPAVHYTMGGLWVDYHLMTTVPGLFCVGEANFSDHGANRLGASALMQGLADGYFVLPYTIGDYLAKQKPANRPKADCPEAQAALAESQARIDQLVNIKGDKPISEFHRELGKILWTYCGMARNEEGLKKALELIPKLREDFWKNVSVPGTGAEMNQALERANRVADFIELGELLCRDALTRRESCGAHFREEYQEDGECKRNDDDFAHVAAWAYQGEDAPPERLVEPLIYEKLSFVTRSYK from the coding sequence ATGAGCATCCCTCTCCCCAAACTCGATCCCCGGATTCCCGAAGGCCCGCTTGAAGGCAAGTGGTCGAGCTTCAAGAACAACGTCAAGCTCGTCGCCCCGAACAACAAGCGGAAATACGACATCATCATCGTCGGCACCGGCCTCGGCGGCGGTGCGGCCGCCGCCACCCTCGGCGAGCTCGGCTACAACGTGAAGTCATTCTGCTTCCAGGACAGCCCCCGCCGCGCCCACTCCATCGCGGCCCAGGGCGGCATCAACGCGGCGAAGAACTACCAGAATGACGGCGACAGCGTCTTCCACCTCTTCCACGACACGATCAAGGGCGGCGACTTCCGCGCCCGCGAGGCGAACGTCCACCGCCTCGCCGAGGTCAGCGTGAACATCATCGACCAGTGCGTCGCCCAGGGCGTCCCCTTCGCCCGCGAATACGGCGGCCTCCTGGCGAACCGCTCCTTCGGCGGCGCCCAGGTCTCCCGCACCTTCTACGCGCGCGGCGCGACCGGCCAGCAGCTCCTCATCGGGGCCTACCAGGCCCTCTCCCGCCAGGTGAAGGCCGGGAAGGTCGAGCTCTTCTACCGGACCGAGATGGTCGACCTCATCGTCGTCGACGGCCACGCGAAGGGCATCGTCGCCCGCGACCTCGTCACCGGGAAGCTCACCGTTCACATGGCCGACTGCGTCGTCCTCGGCACCGGCGGCTACGGCAACGTCTTCTACCTCTCCACCTACGCCCGCGGCTCCAACGCCACGGCGATCTGGCGCGCCTACAAGCGCGGCGCGGCCTTCGCCAACCCCTGCTACACCCAGATCCACCCCACCTGCATCCCGGTGACCGGCGACTACCAGTCGAAGCTCACCCTGATGTCCGAGTCCCTCCGCAACGACGGCCGCGTCTGGGTCCCGAAGAAGCAGAAGGACAACCGCCACCCCGACCAGATCCCCGAGGACGAGCGCGACTACTTCCTCGAGCGGATGTACCCGAGCTACGGCAACCTCGCCCCCCGCGACATCGCCTCCCGCGCCGCGAAGCGCGTCTGCGACGAGGGCCGCGGCGTCGGCGAGAGCGGCCTCGGCGTCTACCTCGACTTCACCGAGGTCACGAAGCGGATCGGCGAGCACGGCGTCCGCGAGAAATACGCGAACCTCTTCGGCATGTACAACGAGATCACCGCCGAGAACGCCTACAAGACCCCGATGCGGATCTACCCCGCCGTCCACTACACCATGGGCGGACTGTGGGTCGACTACCACCTCATGACGACCGTCCCCGGCCTCTTCTGCGTCGGCGAGGCGAACTTCTCCGACCACGGCGCGAACCGCCTCGGCGCGTCGGCCCTCATGCAGGGCCTCGCCGACGGCTACTTCGTCCTCCCCTACACGATCGGCGACTACCTCGCGAAGCAGAAGCCCGCCAACCGCCCGAAGGCCGATTGTCCCGAGGCGCAGGCCGCCCTCGCCGAGAGCCAGGCCCGCATCGACCAGCTCGTCAACATCAAGGGCGACAAGCCGATCAGCGAGTTCCACCGCGAGCTCGGCAAGATCCTCTGGACCTACTGCGGCATGGCCCGCAACGAGGAAGGGCTGAAGAAGGCCCTCGAGCTGATCCCGAAGCTCCGCGAGGATTTCTGGAAGAACGTCAGCGTCCCCGGCACCGGCGCCGAGATGAACCAGGCCCTCGAGCGGGCCAACCGTGTCGCCGACTTCATCGAACTCGGCGAACTCCTCTGCCGCGACGCCCTCACCCGCCGGGAATCGTGCGGCGCCCACTTCCGCGAGGAATACCAGGAAGACGGCGAGTGCAAGCGGAACGACGATGACTTCGCCCACGTTGCCGCCTGGGCTTACCAAGGTGAGGACGCCCCGCCCGAACGCCTCGTCGAGCCGCTCATCTACGAGAAACTCTCCTTCGTCACCCGGAGCTATAAATAG
- a CDS encoding succinate dehydrogenase/fumarate reductase iron-sulfur subunit produces the protein MNFTLKIWRQESPEAEGRFVTYQAHGINPNMSFLEMLDVVNDEASVNPNKDARDTIAFDHDCREGICGTCSLVINGKPHGPNHAVTTCQTYMRSFTDGETIVVEPWRVAAFPVLKDLVTDRSAFDRIIQSGGYVSVSTGQAPAANTHLIPRPVAEAAFDAAHCIGCGACAAQCKNGSPMLFVAAKVAHLNSLPQGQPEKHDRVLKMVRALDDEGFGACTHTMACEAVCPKEIPYDLIVRLNRQFLVASAVEATTPAPSDAGGAG, from the coding sequence ATGAATTTCACTCTCAAAATCTGGCGTCAGGAAAGCCCCGAGGCCGAAGGCCGCTTCGTCACCTACCAGGCCCACGGCATCAACCCGAACATGTCGTTCCTCGAGATGCTCGACGTCGTCAACGACGAGGCCTCGGTCAACCCGAACAAGGACGCCCGCGACACCATCGCCTTCGACCACGACTGCCGCGAAGGCATCTGCGGCACCTGCTCCCTCGTCATCAACGGCAAGCCCCACGGCCCGAACCACGCCGTCACCACCTGCCAGACCTACATGCGCTCCTTCACCGACGGCGAGACCATCGTCGTTGAGCCGTGGCGCGTCGCCGCCTTCCCCGTCCTGAAGGACCTCGTCACCGACCGCTCCGCCTTCGACCGGATCATCCAGTCGGGCGGCTACGTCTCGGTCAGCACCGGCCAGGCCCCGGCGGCGAACACCCACCTCATCCCCCGCCCCGTCGCCGAGGCCGCCTTCGACGCCGCCCATTGCATCGGCTGCGGCGCCTGCGCGGCCCAGTGCAAGAACGGCTCCCCGATGCTCTTCGTCGCCGCCAAGGTCGCCCACCTCAACTCGCTCCCCCAGGGCCAGCCCGAGAAGCACGACCGCGTCCTGAAGATGGTCCGCGCCCTCGACGACGAGGGCTTCGGCGCCTGCACCCACACCATGGCGTGCGAGGCCGTCTGCCCGAAGGAAATCCCCTACGACCTCATCGTCCGCCTCAACCGCCAGTTCCTCGTCGCCTCCGCCGTCGAGGCGACCACCCCCGCCCCCAGCGACGCGGGCGGGGCGGGCTAA
- the metG gene encoding methionine--tRNA ligase → MSQRFFLTTAIDYVNGRPHLGHAYEKILADVMVRHRRSLGEEVFFLTGVDEHGQKVQQSAQKAGLTSQEFCDQTSALFRDLWARLGLSNDRFVRTTDQPHKDYVRACLQKLYDKGEIYFKEHEGFYSARAEQFVTEKDQVDGVWPEIYGEVVKTKEPNYFFKLAAYQDWLRQYVTDHPEFIFPSFRRNEVLAALENPIGDLCISRPKSRLEWGIPLPFAEDFVTYVWFDALINYVSFADPGLPTDKWPADVHLIGKDILIPAHAVYWPIMLKALGLEQPKQLVVHGWWMNRGAKMSKSVGNVVDPEPYIETFGPDALRYFVMREMSLGQDADFTDEKFIQRYQSDLGNDLGNLVQRSLSMIGRYREGSVPARPAEALTDLDRELESDEPTTLFREAMESKQIHIALQHLWAYLQKANQYVEQSAPWKLAKDPALAPRLDVVLATLAETVRRVAVLTASVLPHTSEKIYAVLNLPVTAESFRLTEAAFGNRLEGKPVQPPTPLFPRIEVEKEEGKKA, encoded by the coding sequence ATGTCCCAGCGTTTTTTCCTGACCACGGCTATTGACTACGTCAACGGCCGCCCCCACCTCGGCCACGCCTACGAGAAGATCCTCGCCGACGTGATGGTGCGGCACCGCCGCAGCCTCGGGGAAGAGGTCTTCTTCCTCACCGGCGTCGACGAGCACGGGCAGAAGGTCCAGCAATCGGCCCAGAAGGCGGGCCTCACCTCGCAGGAGTTCTGCGACCAGACCAGCGCCCTCTTCCGCGACCTCTGGGCCCGCCTCGGCCTCTCCAACGACCGCTTCGTCCGCACCACCGACCAGCCCCACAAGGACTACGTCCGCGCCTGCCTCCAGAAGCTCTACGACAAGGGCGAGATCTACTTCAAGGAACACGAGGGCTTCTACAGCGCCCGCGCCGAGCAGTTCGTCACCGAGAAGGACCAGGTCGACGGCGTCTGGCCCGAGATCTACGGCGAAGTCGTGAAGACGAAGGAACCGAACTACTTCTTCAAGCTCGCCGCCTACCAGGACTGGCTCCGCCAATACGTCACCGACCATCCCGAGTTCATCTTCCCCTCGTTCCGCCGGAACGAGGTCCTCGCCGCGCTCGAGAACCCGATCGGCGACCTCTGCATCTCCCGCCCGAAGAGCCGCCTCGAATGGGGCATCCCCCTTCCCTTCGCCGAGGACTTCGTCACCTACGTCTGGTTCGACGCCCTCATCAACTACGTCTCGTTCGCCGATCCCGGCCTTCCCACCGACAAGTGGCCCGCCGACGTCCACCTCATCGGCAAGGACATCCTCATCCCCGCCCACGCCGTCTACTGGCCGATCATGCTGAAGGCGCTCGGCCTGGAGCAGCCGAAGCAGCTCGTCGTCCACGGCTGGTGGATGAACCGCGGCGCGAAGATGAGCAAGTCGGTCGGCAACGTCGTCGATCCCGAGCCCTACATCGAGACCTTCGGCCCCGACGCCCTCCGCTACTTCGTCATGCGCGAGATGTCGCTCGGCCAGGACGCCGACTTCACCGACGAGAAATTCATCCAACGCTACCAGAGCGACCTCGGCAACGACCTCGGCAACCTCGTCCAGCGGAGCCTCTCGATGATCGGGCGGTATCGCGAGGGAAGCGTCCCCGCCCGCCCCGCCGAGGCCCTCACCGACCTCGACCGCGAGCTGGAGAGCGACGAGCCGACCACACTCTTCCGCGAGGCCATGGAATCGAAGCAGATCCATATCGCCCTCCAGCATCTCTGGGCCTACCTCCAGAAGGCGAACCAGTACGTCGAGCAGAGCGCCCCGTGGAAGCTGGCGAAGGACCCCGCCCTGGCCCCGCGCCTCGACGTCGTCCTCGCCACCTTGGCCGAGACCGTCCGCCGCGTCGCCGTCCTCACCGCCTCGGTCCTCCCCCACACCTCGGAGAAGATCTACGCCGTCCTGAACCTCCCCGTGACCGCGGAATCGTTCCGCCTCACCGAGGCCGCCTTCGGCAACCGCCTCGAAGGCAAGCCGGTCCAGCCCCCCACGCCGCTCTTCCCCCGGATCGAGGTGGAAAAGGAAGAAGGAAAGAAGGCGTAA
- a CDS encoding AraC family transcriptional regulator, whose product MLRIRYLHEKPLFRTPPLRIRGIGIRERMPPCFISRPGGTGDALFMLFHSAVRIGTDPASPLLPEGTAIFWTPEMGHHYGSMAERWSHSWIHCDGERLRAACRAARLVPGRPLQPRDPSRVERYLFDIHGELSGSSSRPDGIILGNLLENLLREAARTGPSRAKAAPPGLLRAKERIDAAYEHPLTLDALARLAGLSVPHFCTAFRRSFGFTPISYLLQRRMEVASALVRGTGLPLGEVGRSVGCPDPYYFSKLFRKHFGIPPSRLRREKA is encoded by the coding sequence ATGCTCCGCATCCGTTATCTCCACGAGAAGCCCCTTTTCCGGACGCCGCCGCTCCGCATCCGGGGGATCGGCATCCGGGAAAGGATGCCGCCCTGCTTCATTTCCCGGCCCGGGGGGACGGGGGACGCCCTGTTCATGCTCTTTCACTCCGCCGTCCGGATCGGGACCGATCCGGCCTCGCCCCTGCTGCCCGAAGGGACCGCGATCTTCTGGACGCCGGAGATGGGGCATCATTACGGCAGCATGGCCGAAAGATGGAGCCATTCCTGGATTCATTGCGACGGGGAGCGGCTGCGGGCGGCGTGCCGTGCCGCCCGCCTCGTCCCCGGAAGGCCGCTCCAGCCCCGGGACCCTTCCCGGGTGGAGCGGTACCTGTTCGATATTCACGGGGAACTGAGCGGCTCCTCCTCCCGGCCCGACGGGATCATTCTCGGGAACCTCCTCGAGAACCTCCTCCGGGAGGCGGCCCGCACCGGGCCTTCTCGCGCAAAGGCCGCCCCGCCCGGCCTGCTGCGGGCGAAGGAGCGGATCGACGCCGCCTACGAGCATCCGTTGACGCTCGACGCTCTGGCCCGGTTGGCCGGTCTCTCGGTGCCTCATTTCTGCACCGCCTTCCGCCGCAGCTTCGGCTTCACGCCGATCAGTTATCTGCTGCAACGCCGGATGGAGGTCGCCTCCGCCCTGGTGCGGGGGACCGGCCTTCCCCTGGGCGAGGTCGGCCGTTCGGTGGGCTGTCCCGATCCCTATTATTTCTCGAAGCTCTTCCGGAAACACTTCGGAATTCCTCCCTCGCGGCTCCGGCGGGAAAAAGCGTAG
- a CDS encoding glycoside hydrolase family 172 protein, with protein sequence MQPSLPYNGLGSSMGNLFRLSRAKTRSISSENPTGAKGAGGGAETGVASGPSHDLGKGWKVNPYDIIESGQTREIAFIEGPGAIQQIWMTPTGNWRHTILRFYWDGSETPSVECPIGDFFASGWGQFSPLSSLAVCVNPGSAFNCYWEMPFRKSCRITLTYIGIEESMRLYYQINYVLTEVPDDAAYFHAQFRRVNPLPYKEVYTILDGVRGRGHYVGTYMAWGVNNTGWWGEGEIKFYLDGDRELPTICGTGTEDYFCGSYNFENRQTKQYQEFTTPYAGLHQVIRPDGVYQAQTRFGMYRWHITDPVRFESDLKITIQALGWRSGWRYLPLQDDIASVAFWYQTLPAAPFPALPDRDYLEVV encoded by the coding sequence ATGCAACCTTCCCTTCCCTATAACGGCCTTGGCTCTTCCATGGGAAACCTCTTCCGCCTCAGCCGGGCGAAGACCCGCTCGATCAGCTCGGAAAATCCGACAGGCGCGAAGGGGGCGGGCGGCGGGGCCGAGACGGGCGTCGCCTCGGGTCCGTCGCACGACCTCGGCAAGGGATGGAAGGTCAATCCCTACGATATCATCGAATCGGGCCAGACCCGGGAAATCGCCTTCATCGAGGGGCCGGGCGCGATCCAGCAGATCTGGATGACGCCGACGGGGAACTGGCGACACACGATCCTCCGCTTCTATTGGGACGGCTCCGAGACACCCTCGGTCGAATGCCCCATCGGCGATTTCTTCGCCAGCGGCTGGGGACAATTCTCCCCCCTCTCCTCCCTCGCCGTCTGCGTTAATCCGGGCAGCGCCTTCAACTGCTATTGGGAGATGCCGTTCCGCAAATCGTGCCGGATCACGCTCACCTACATCGGCATCGAAGAGTCGATGCGCCTCTACTACCAGATCAACTACGTGCTGACCGAGGTCCCCGACGATGCGGCCTACTTCCACGCCCAATTCCGCCGCGTGAATCCCCTCCCCTACAAGGAGGTCTACACGATCCTCGACGGGGTACGGGGGCGCGGCCACTACGTCGGCACCTACATGGCGTGGGGCGTGAACAACACCGGCTGGTGGGGCGAGGGGGAGATCAAGTTCTACCTCGACGGCGACCGGGAGCTCCCGACGATCTGCGGGACGGGGACCGAGGATTATTTCTGCGGCTCCTACAACTTCGAGAACCGGCAGACGAAGCAATACCAGGAATTCACCACCCCCTACGCCGGCCTCCACCAGGTGATCCGGCCCGACGGCGTCTACCAGGCCCAGACCCGCTTCGGCATGTACCGGTGGCACATCACCGATCCCGTCCGCTTCGAGAGCGACCTGAAGATCACGATCCAGGCCCTCGGCTGGCGCTCGGGATGGCGCTATCTCCCGCTGCAGGACGACATCGCCTCCGTCGCCTTCTGGTATCAGACCCTTCCCGCCGCCCCGTTCCCGGCCCTGCCCGACCGCGATTACCTCGAGGTCGTCTAA
- a CDS encoding complex I NDUFA9 subunit family protein, which produces MSLILVTGGTGFVGREVVRELAARGYTIRLLCRDAVKGKGLPWLRALAKGNHGQIEVVSGDILDPASLPAACAGVDTVVHLVGIIAERGTHTFRRVHAEGTANLVRAARQADVHRFVHMSALGTKPGARSPYHATKWEGEESVRNGSGGMVWTIFRPSVIFGPRDRFANRLAAFLRPPLSLLQLNTFPLFGGGHSRLQPVSVDDVAKAFVAAIPHADAAGKTYDLVGPEPLTLRELLRVIVEVQGSHILFFPLPWPLAFLAGALLEKLPDPPVTVAQVTMLRDDNVGDPAPAAAAFGLKQASFRQGIAKYLSKAS; this is translated from the coding sequence ATGTCTCTCATCCTGGTCACCGGCGGCACCGGGTTCGTCGGGCGCGAAGTCGTCCGGGAACTCGCCGCGCGGGGCTATACCATCCGCCTGCTCTGCCGCGATGCCGTGAAGGGGAAAGGCCTGCCCTGGCTCCGCGCCCTGGCCAAGGGCAACCACGGCCAGATCGAGGTCGTCTCCGGGGACATCCTCGACCCCGCCTCCCTCCCCGCCGCCTGCGCGGGGGTCGACACCGTCGTCCACCTCGTCGGCATCATCGCGGAGCGCGGCACCCACACCTTCCGCCGCGTCCACGCCGAGGGGACGGCGAACCTCGTCCGCGCCGCCCGGCAGGCCGATGTCCACCGCTTCGTCCACATGAGCGCCCTCGGGACGAAGCCCGGCGCCCGCTCCCCCTACCACGCGACGAAGTGGGAGGGCGAGGAAAGCGTCCGCAACGGGAGCGGCGGCATGGTCTGGACGATCTTCCGGCCCTCGGTGATCTTCGGGCCGCGGGACCGCTTCGCGAACCGCCTCGCCGCCTTCCTCCGCCCGCCGCTCTCGCTCCTCCAGCTGAACACCTTCCCCCTCTTCGGCGGCGGCCATTCCCGGCTCCAGCCGGTCTCGGTCGACGACGTCGCCAAGGCCTTCGTCGCCGCCATCCCCCACGCCGACGCGGCGGGGAAGACCTACGACCTCGTCGGGCCGGAGCCCCTCACCCTCCGGGAGCTCCTCCGCGTCATCGTCGAGGTGCAGGGAAGCCACATCCTCTTCTTCCCCCTGCCTTGGCCCCTCGCCTTCCTCGCCGGGGCGCTCTTAGAGAAACTGCCCGATCCCCCCGTCACCGTGGCGCAGGTCACGATGCTCCGGGACGACAACGTCGGCGATCCCGCCCCCGCCGCCGCCGCCTTCGGCCTGAAACAGGCATCGTTCCGGCAGGGCATCGCCAAGTACCTTTCCAAAGCCAGCTAG
- a CDS encoding DUF6600 domain-containing protein: protein MKRATLLLPFLLLAGSVLPLTPGRAAISAYADRGKADFDVVLDILNPLGTWTNAAIKDGKPFFRPYDAAVPFTQGRWEYSDFGWLWIGTTPGSWGTEHYGWWTLDAPTTNTSEGAKWSWHPDGTWHPVPVDFRQTKDSIGWRASRLDEAGEFVEKESDRYAKPEEWIWVPVAKFLSPLTAKDLIIGASSPAAAEQSKNLLLDSQAATHIYSAWREIERTGPDPAKILPPARVVAEENRAPNQPNVTPYILMNLPSAWAPLPPTAQPTQIYLYRPAFYQDIDGVRRRIAKWYAPAPTDAEKAQISQIKQSLQEQAEAADRAAAAKAGDEKK from the coding sequence ATGAAACGCGCCACCCTTCTCCTCCCCTTCCTCCTCCTCGCAGGCTCCGTCCTCCCCCTCACGCCGGGCCGCGCCGCGATCTCCGCCTACGCCGACCGGGGCAAGGCCGACTTCGACGTCGTCCTCGACATCCTCAACCCCCTCGGCACCTGGACCAACGCGGCGATCAAGGACGGCAAGCCGTTCTTCCGCCCCTACGACGCCGCCGTCCCCTTCACCCAGGGCCGGTGGGAGTACAGCGACTTCGGCTGGCTCTGGATCGGCACCACGCCGGGGAGCTGGGGGACCGAGCATTACGGCTGGTGGACCCTCGATGCGCCGACCACGAACACCTCCGAGGGCGCGAAATGGTCGTGGCATCCCGACGGGACGTGGCATCCGGTCCCCGTCGATTTCCGGCAGACGAAAGACTCGATCGGCTGGCGCGCCTCCCGCCTCGACGAGGCGGGCGAGTTCGTCGAGAAGGAGAGCGACCGCTACGCGAAGCCCGAGGAATGGATCTGGGTCCCGGTCGCCAAATTCCTCTCCCCCCTCACCGCGAAGGACCTCATCATCGGCGCCTCCTCGCCCGCCGCCGCCGAGCAGTCGAAGAACCTCCTCCTCGATTCCCAGGCCGCCACCCACATCTACAGCGCTTGGCGGGAGATCGAGCGGACCGGCCCCGATCCGGCGAAGATCCTCCCCCCCGCCCGCGTCGTCGCCGAGGAGAACCGGGCGCCGAACCAGCCGAACGTCACCCCCTACATCCTCATGAACCTCCCCTCCGCCTGGGCCCCCCTCCCGCCCACCGCGCAGCCGACCCAGATCTACCTCTACCGCCCCGCATTCTACCAGGACATCGACGGCGTCCGCCGCCGCATCGCGAAGTGGTACGCCCCCGCCCCGACCGATGCCGAGAAAGCCCAGATCAGCCAGATCAAGCAATCGCTCCAGGAACAGGCCGAGGCCGCCGACCGCGCCGCCGCCGCGAAGGCGGGGGACGAGAAGAAATAG